A stretch of the Capsicum annuum cultivar UCD-10X-F1 chromosome 8, UCD10Xv1.1, whole genome shotgun sequence genome encodes the following:
- the LOC107838805 gene encoding 25S rRNA (cytosine-C(5))-methyltransferase NSUN5, with protein sequence MARKKVQGDIKLAAKNTNQKRLSNAERSAYFARREATKVLRTILQGDTWRRAVGSIKSLVYSPSVRNKRATYALVCQTLKYLPVIKDIFHTANVLSNKWKRQEELMYIILYDILFGQEALLAGDAEKFLLQKKDVLQAALAKLLKRKKVKHVSDLVKSYKISDLLKPRYARVNTLKMDIESALLEFKKQYEVCQDAMVSGLLIFPPRTDLHDHPLVKSGSVFLQGKASSMVAVALGPKPRWEVIDACAAPGNKTVHLAALMKGNGKIIACELNKERVKRLKNTIELAGAINVKVKHEDFFNMSPEDPAYSKVQAILLDPSCSGSGTAVDRLDHLLPSYTADSDLNRLEKLAAFQRKALEHALSFPAVERIVYSTCSINQVENEDVIKSVLPLASSYGFELTTIFPQWPRRGHPIFDGSQHVLRTDLIEDKEGFFIALFVRKGVSPPAKHNRDVGNRLLALQRRKKRKINSFFLLRTLGLFL encoded by the exons ATGGCGCGGAAGAAGGTGCAAGGGGATATCAAACTGGCGGCTAAGAATACGAACCAGAAGCGACTGAGCAACGCCGAGCGCTCGGCGTACTTTGCACGCAGAGAAGCCACAAAGGTCTTGCGAACTATTCTACAAGGAGACACTTGGCGTCGAGCTGTTGGCTCCATCAAGTCGCTTGTGTATAGCCCCTCTGTCAGGAACAAAAGAGCTACTTATGCTTTGGTTTGTCAAACACTCAAAT ATCTTCCCGTTATCAAGGATATCTTTCACACGGCCAATGTGCTGAGCAACAAGTGGAAG AGGCAAGAAGAATTAATGTATATAATCTTGTATGACATCCTTTTTGGCCAG GAGGCTTTATTAGCTGGTGATGCAGAAAAGTTTCTTCTGCAGAAAAAGGATGTGTTGCAGGCAGCTCTTGCCAAACTCTTAAAGCGAAAGAAAGTAAAACATGTCTCAGATTTAGTGAAGTCTTATAAAATCTCTG ACCTTCTGAAACCCCGTTATGCTCGTGTAAATACTCTGAAGATGGACATAGAGTCTGCCCTACTCGAATTTAAGAAACAATATGAG GTTTGTCAGGATGCAATGGTTTCTGGTCTGTTGATTTTCCCACCAAGGActgatctgcatgatcatccttTGGTGAAAAGTGGAAGTGTCTTTCTGCAG GGTAAGGCAAGTTCCATGGTTGCAGTTGCTCTTGGGCCTAAACCCAGATGGGAG GTCATCGATGCATGTGCGGCACCAGGGAACAAAACTGTTCATCTAGCTGCTCTTATGAAGGGAAATGGAAAGATAATAGCTTGTGAACTTAATAAAGAAAGGGTTAAACGTCTGAAGAACACCATTGAACTGGCTGGAGCAATTA ATGTGAAAGTCAAGCATGAGGACTTCTTCAACATGAGTCCTGAGGATCCAGCGTACTCGAAG GTTCAAGCAATACTGTTAGATCCGTCATGTTCAGGATCTGGGACTGCTGTTGATAGATTAGATCACCTGCTCCCCTCATATACTGCAG ACTCTGATTTAAATAGACTAGAAAAGCTTGCTGCTTTCCAGAGAAAGGCGTTGGAACATGCATTATCTT TTCCAGCTGTAGAGAGAATTGTTTACAGCACTTGTTCTATTAACCAAGTTGAGAATGAAGATGTCATCAAATCTGTTCTGCCTCTTGCTTCTTCTTATGGGTTTGAACTGACAACAATCTTTCCCCAATGGCCTCGCCGAGGTCATCCAATTTTTGATGGAT CTCAACATGTGCTGAGAACCGATCTCATAGAAGACAAGGAGGGCTTCTTTATTGCTTTATTTGTAAGGAAGGGTGTGAGTCCTCCAGCCAAGCATAACAGAGATGTTGGAAACAGGTTACTAGCTCTTCAacgaagaaagaagagaaaaataaattctttcttCCTCCTCAGAACTTTGGGTTTGTTCTTGTAA